From Brienomyrus brachyistius isolate T26 unplaced genomic scaffold, BBRACH_0.4 scaffold42, whole genome shotgun sequence, one genomic window encodes:
- the LOC125722780 gene encoding uncharacterized protein LOC125722780 — MARIRRIEKAVCWSDDRYWATWDKWGEVIDWGDEKELCSPAESPSDQADSSTESHSRRRIAKAVSWTDDAYWAAWDKWEEIICWGDEEECSQVTPPTSQLGRDKGIDVHGLEAFVMNNRTISIKPVDNHRDSLEIGAVLVDLCQFDLEYLDQSKFDFEIVQVQIGEVKVEETREKAFEKAFELEIVDVAVEVINSEFQLNAINLDIVETKVDKLLLEELIIGDLEAGNVKVSASNGNVVKVPLRYPSPQRNRRTRQP; from the exons atggcaag aatcagacgaattgagaaagctgtttgctggagcgacgacagatactgggcaacttgggacaagtggggagaggtgattgactggggagatgagaaagagctgtgctccccagcagaatcaccttctgaccaggctgacagttccactgagtcacattcccgaaggcgaattgccaaggcagttagctggacggatgatgcttattgggcagcctgggacaagtgggaagagatcatctgctggggtgatgaagaggagtgctcccaagtaactccacccactagccagcttgggagggataaggggatagatgtacatgggttggaggcttttgtgatgaataacaggacaatctccataaagcctgtagacaaccatcgAGACAGTCTGgagataggagctgtgctggtagacctctgccagtttgatctcgaatatttagatcaaagtaaatttgattttgaaattgtacaagtacaaattggagaagtcaaagtggaggagactagagaaaaggcttttgaaaaagcatttgaattggaaattgtggatgtggcagtagaagttataaacagtgaattccagctgaatgctataaatttggatattgttgaaactaaggtggacaaattattattggaagaactgatcattggcgatttagaagcaggcaatgtgaaggtgtcagcatcaaatggcaatgtggtgaaggtacccttaaggtacccttcaccacagaggaacagaaggaccaggcaaccttag